From Coffea arabica cultivar ET-39 chromosome 2e, Coffea Arabica ET-39 HiFi, whole genome shotgun sequence, the proteins below share one genomic window:
- the LOC113733130 gene encoding uncharacterized protein, whose translation MSCHYSNNINSSVKRIFPRVWATEVHGMDKNRQQPSSASASSVADDHPSISKDINAEALAMLDKFFKFSTPIPPNLSHPDAYSDLFRSCLKVQSIERGKISCLLTVKLPILNIYGGMHGGAVACVAELVSHACARTVVGKDKEIFLGELSTSYLSAAPNKANVIVDGSVVRSGRNLTVVAVEFKIEESGKLVYTSRATIYHLPTARL comes from the exons ATGAGCTGCCACTATTCCAATAATATTAACAGTAGCGTTAAGCGAATCTTCCCTAGAGTCTGGGCGACGGAGGTGCACGGAATGGACAAAAACAGGCAACAGCCCAGCTCCGCTTCCGCCTCCAGCGTCGCAGATGACCATCCATCAATTTCCAAAGACATCAATGCAGAAGCTCTTGCAATGCTTGacaagttcttcaaattctcTACCCCCATCCCACCTAATCTTAGCCATCCTGATGCTTATTCTGACCTCTTCCGCAGCTGCCTCAAGGTCCAATCCATTGAACGGGGCAAAATCTCCTGCCTTCTCACTGTCAAACTCCCAATTTTG AATATTTATGGTGGAATGCACGGCGGAGCAGTTGCATGTGTGGCAGAATTGGTGTCGCATGCTTGTGCTAGAACTGTAGTAGGAAAGGATAAGGAGATCTTTCTTGGAGAATTGAGCACATCTTATCTCTCCGCTGCTCCTAATAAG GCTAATGTGATTGTTGATGGATCTGTGGTAAGGAGCGGAAGAAACCTGACAGTGGTTGCAGTTGAGTTCAAAATTGAGGAGTCAGGCAAATTGGTTTACACTTCTCGTGCAACCATATACCACCTGCCTACTGCAAGATTGTGA